In the Pleuronectes platessa chromosome 8, fPlePla1.1, whole genome shotgun sequence genome, one interval contains:
- the jakmip1 gene encoding janus kinase and microtubule-interacting protein 1, giving the protein MSSAAPSAAPPLKKGRKPEKAEVMVDSVQVTSEELRSKLMDVQIELQQERGKVCKLRERLQEQRQARELEQHKHAVALTDLRAKLHEEKLREIAVGRETLVRQHEFELARSIKIRDTEVQRLQGLVNALRDGAADKLKNALLGEAREEARRAFDGERIRLQQEIQEQKTARKQADEALANALQADKAKAVDLRTAYQQHQDEVHRIKRDCERDIRRLMDELKAKDRVVCALERELGLQAGYAQKLQLQKEALDEQLGHVREAERYNHGSPKREAMPGIGDNHDQLNNQEVEERDTRRFQLKIAELHSVIRKLEDRNALLADERNELVKRVREAESQMKPLFEKNKRLSKKNDDLLQTLQRMEEKLKNLSRDNAEMKEKASSRQPSQQQSMPPQLKRPSSLTDLSHAHEEQEVEFLKLQVAEQRGIIDELTQERDRMVMSKKNKRKPLKLSKRHVVETYFGFDEESIDSETSSLTSYNTDLTDRTPATPEEDLEETVSREESELRFRQLTREYQALQRAYALLQEQTGGSLDAEREARTREQLQSDLSSCQAKIVDLEKALVEKGQDSKWVEEKQFLLRTNQDLHEKMCAWQQAESRLQAEVQDARDQNELLEFRVLELEERERRSPALNLHMSAFPENSSSALQIYCRQQGVKDVIIPELMKKLDILGDNGNLRNEEQVAVIQAGTVISLCEKWLKQIDNTEAALTQKMIDLENDKDLFSKQKGYLEEELDYRKQTLDQAYMRIEELEATLYSALQQEQPACRAVAESLTDRQREELKLAVDKLRRQILRQSRQYDSQILQERMELLQQAQQRIRELEDRIDWQKRQIKDIEEKFLFLFLFFSLAFILWP; this is encoded by the exons ATGTCATCGGCCGCACCCTCTGCGGCGCCACCCCTCAAGAAGGGACGGAAGCCGGAGAAGGCAGAGGTGATGGTCGACTCGGTGCAGGTCACcagtgaggagctgaggagcaaaCTCATGGACGTCCAGatcgagctgcagcaggagcggGGCAAg GTTTGTAAGCTGCGTGAGCGGCTCCAGGAGCAGCGGCAGGCTCGGGAGCTGGAGCAGCACAAACATGCCGTGGCGCTCACTGACCTGCGCGCCAAGCTCCACGAGGAAAAGCTACGTGAGATAGCGGTCGGCCGCGAGACTCTGGTGCGGCAGCACGAATTCGAGCTTGCGCGGTCCATCAAGATCCGGGACACCGAGGTGCAGAGGCTGCAGGGGCTCGTAAATGCACTGAGAGATGGAGCTGCAGATAAACTCAAAAACGCTCTTCTCGGAGAAGCTCGGGAGGAGGCCAGGAGGGCGTTCGATGGGGAGAGGATAAGGCTACAGCAGGAG aTCCAGGAACAGAAGACAGCCAGGAAGCAGGCGGACGAAGCTCTGGCCAACGCTCTGCAGGCCGATAAAGCGAAGGCAGTCGATCTCCGCACAGCCTACCAACAGCACCAGGATGAGGTGCATCGGATCAAACGGGACTGTGAGAGAGACATCCGCAGATTG ATGGATGAGTTGAAGGCAAAGGACCGGGTTGTGTGTgctctggagagagagctggGGCTGCAGGCCGGATACGCCCAGAAGCTTCAGCTCCAGAAGGAAGCCCTGGACGAGCAGCTGGGTCACGTACGAGAGGCGGAGAGGTACAACCACGGCAGCCCCAAGAGAGAGGCGATGCCTGGGATAGGAGACAACCACGACCAGCTCAATAACCAG gaggtggaggagcgtgACACCAGGAGGTTCCAGCTGAAGATCGCTGAGCTCCACTCAGTCATCAGGAAACTGGAGGACAGAAACGCGCTGCTGGCCGACGAGAGGAATGAACTG GTGAAGCGAGTGCGAGAGGCAGAGAGCCAGATGAAGCCCCTGTTTGAGAAGAACAAGCGGCTCTCCAAGAAGAATGATGACCTCTTGCAAACGCTGCAACGCATGGAGGAGAAACTGAAGAACCTGAGCCGGGATAACGCAGAGATG AAGGAGAAGGCCTCCTCTCGGCAGCCCTCACAGCAACAATCGATGCCACCGCAGCTGAAGCGGCCGAGCTCCCTGACAGATCTAAGCCACGCCCAcgaggaacaggaagtggagtttCTCAAGCTGCAGGTTGCCGAGCAACGTGGCATCATCGACGAGCTCACGCAG GAACGTGACCGAATGGTGATGAGCAAGAAGAACAAAAGGAAACCTCTCAAACTGTCAAAA AGGCATGTTGTGGAGACATATTTTGGATTTGATGAGGAGTCCATAGACTCTGAGACGTCCTCTCTCACCTCCTACAACACTGACCTCACTGACCGCACTCCTGCCACTCCAGAGGAAGATCTAGAAGAG ACTGTGTCCCGAGAGGAGTCAGAGCTTCGTTTCCGTCAGCTCACCAGAGAGTACCAGGCTCTCCAGCGGGCCTACGCCCTCCTGCAGGAGCAGACCGGCGGCTCTCTGGATGCTGAGAGGGAGGCCAGG ACACGTGAGCAGCTGCAGTCGGACCTCAGCAGCTGCCAGGCAAAGATCGTTGACCTGGAGAAGGCGCTGGTGGAGAAAGGCCAG GATTCAAAGTGGGTGGAGGAGAAGCAGTTCTTGCTCAGGACCAACCAGGATCTTCATGAGAAG atgtgtgcgTGGCAGCAGGCAGAGTCGCGGCTGCAGGCCGAGGTTCAGGATGCTCGGGACCAGAATGAGCTGCTGGAATTCAGGGTGCTGGAACTGGAA GAGAGGGAGCGCagatctcctgccctcaatctCCACATGTCTGCGTTTCCTGAGAACAGCAGCAGCGCCCTGCAGATCTACTGCCGCCAGCAGGGGGTCAAg GATGTAATCATTCCTGAGCTCATGAAGAAACTGGATATCCTGGGGGATAACGGG AATCTCAGAAATGAGGAGCAGGTTGCAGTGATCCAGGCAGGGACAGTGATATCTCTGTGTGAAAAG TGGCTGAAGCAAATAGACAACACAGAGGCTGCCCTCACGCAGAAGATGATTGACCTGGAAAATGACAAG GACCTGTTTAGTAAGCAGAAGGGATATCTGGAGGAAGAGTTGGACTATAGGAAGCAGACCCTGGACCAGGCCTACATG AGGATCGAGGAGCTGGAGGCCACGCTGTATAGCgctctgcagcaggagcagccgGCATGCCGAGCAGTGGCTGAGTCgctgacagacaggcagagggagGAGCTGAAGCTTGCCGTGGACAAGCTGCGGCGTCAGATTCTCCGGCAGAGCCGGCAGTATGACAGTCAGATCTTACAGGAGCGCATGGAGCTCCTACAGCAGGCCCAGCAG AGAATTAGAGAGCTGGAGGACAGGATTGACTGGCAAAAGAGACAAATAAAGGACATAGAGGAAAAG TTTTTgttcctctttttgtttttctctttagcATTTATTCTTTGGCCTTAA
- the LOC128446291 gene encoding trichohyalin encodes MQHSQRLDQRLHMLRDEVRAMTREKERGERVWRERLQRCQRQLKAKEEEMSRQCQYFENFKTQLQHKLSLGRDREQSLQNRIYTLEKRLLDMTVSAATGMATIRAARITAGTVTLREEQERLTSMRGEGEGEEERKEERMKQLQTSVIPEREGGLEGDEGQTEKEMEGGGNNDTKPSSDESRLQGFILSLQEDLRVLLERGEDGMTERRGLVEQLTEAQENGLFLGNRVEEMKAEVHGLKLSESSLMEEVEELREENDRLQLVLREAANQTASQSPTVACTSKEKNSVGSSAEVQPSLTGGVDQSQVSAVPPDHHQVPAEITLNKPNCGSKHNLSFQSLSLTSETVDEFNLETWCCRGILDLEQSPSEESDALREACKSLGLGEDLADLREQRGSLEAALQHTQEELEMVTQENTQLKIQLRQQAEERAAEQGSSREKIGHAQSSPPQDNNILTLAQDELAKDELAQALNQENRALAERIEELLAHIELREVEIKKEQSQLRERAPRLEEVRVRLEQENREQGCLITELTRKTEDDLNTIMELQQKLEESGKQSNAEECVDNMVERIETQSTSSTQTDDLISVSATGSQHNNHHNLLQNSQPNTLHTSALNDQVCPLTKTVQSLKTEQDELIGNLNSLREQQGEVAQSVQTKTEEKQQLTRAVWGLKEEKDRISQCLAGLRQEREQLTRTLCGLKDNRDHFISSMSGLKEEKEQLTKTLSSLEREKENHLSIEKEEQEQIKQSLQSLQTERDQLSRVLLSLKQEREEITTSLKCLKEQRDQEQSSHTSKDDCDNLMKTLSSLRDEKERVEHSITRLRHEEKQIALVTQSLKEEKQSLLSESHSQTQTQQRNQRQQPVNPNTTDPTEDTETVLGTGQAIQRCQTNNNRGKSLQEQRDLLRETEVLGSQLKTSREELDRSNIQAKKLQSELCQSEARREEAERTAAEKGMRLTDVANQMEETRRENKSLSTQVKELQGKVTGLLREKSDALLLKTQIEEQNNILTAQLKAKTVALDELNSEYITLKRGQGFKHDDALMSVRTRYNDIRAKYDALLKKRSQTDLDLAPLKAKVSCLVVKCQERNNLLAKMMKAMHRHGCADSTLNQQVELLLSDAALRDYTAAFTPGGIATTGDYSAGFNFTPRFISTFIHSDCSTGSVRGQSCPTVLSPAHELTPEAGRTCRDFKRDGHVSISTASSTNIQDCRSEVTRNTSSPVQEKPSVEATTALTESSITNTAKLGLPGLQSTQLSLSPSGLIQANDGTETFGFPRSDVRGKSSPDLTSSTSSSQSPTPPPSTGTPRRLSSPEKILNLHEQLQRTLMSSYQAPVSRGRGQEPRKSLSFSVPADLNLTCQTNRLSFNKPHINSLPVTAASNQTTHAGITIKPATTLFNAVASRSAHVSFSPSSFTHHHFKASALSGSSNESKSPPHSGTDMTVSTDMTEKLPAVPNSFERRHTTPLTLGTNSFDSNVSICPDTNLKRTASYTTAPGKSTAPECNTSNGAAHAARDRPVFTGSWTHCGHRSPERPNRSARKSTAAGDQTQTARPRPDAPAEVRSVEVIQTVGQSSLMIGWERPPLDELGCSNGTFVYGYRLLIDGDFHKSVMSSACTKCIAENVDLSVPIHISVQTLGSNGLSSNSVHTVFRKDHR; translated from the exons ATGCAACACTCCCAGAGGCTGGACCAAAGACTGCACATGCTCAGGGACGAGGTCAGAGCCATG ACTCGGGAGAAGGAGCGAGGGGAGCGGGTATGGAGGGAGCGACTGCAGCGCTGTCAAAGGCAGCTGAAggccaaagaggaggagatgagccgCCAGTGTCAGTACTTTGAGAACTTTAAAACCCAACTCCAGCACAAGCTGAGCCTGGGCCGggacagagagcagagcctACAGAACCGCATCTACACTTTAGAGAAGCGGCTGCTTGACATGACTGTGAGTGCCGCCACCGGCATGGCCACAATCAGAGCGGCCAGAATCACTGCCGGTACCGTAACACTCCGGGAAGAGCAAGAGAGGCTGACTTCTatgagaggagagggtgagggagaagaggagagaaaagaggagaggatgaagcaATTGCAGACAAGTGTGATtcctgaaagagagggaggtcTAGAGGGCGAtgaaggacagacagagaaagaaatggaaggaggaggaaacaacGACACAAAGCCCAGCTCAGATGAGTCGAGGCTGCAGGGATTcatcttgagcctgcaggaggaccTCAGGGTGCTgctggagagaggggaggatggGATGACAGAGCGGAGGGGGCTGGTGGAGCAGCTCACCGAGGCCCAGGAGAACGGCCTCTTCCTGGGCAACAgagtggaggagatgaaggcGGAGGTGCACGGGCTGAAGCTGTCTGAAAGCTCACTGATGGAGGAGGTTgaggagctgagagaggagaacgACAGACTCCAGCTGGTCCTGAGGGAAGCTGCAAACCAAACAGCCAGTCAGTCGCCGACAGTCGCCTGCACAAGTAAAGAGAAGAACTCAGTGGGGAGCTCGGCAGAG gtgcaGCCATCATTGACCGGGGGAGTAGATCAGTCACAGGTATCTGCAGTTCCACCTGATCACCACCAGGTTCCAGCAGAGATCACACTGAACAAACCAAACTGTGGCTCCAAACACAACCTCAGCTTCCAGTCACTTTCCTTGACTTCAGAGACAGTAGATGAGTTTAACCTGGAGACCTGGTGCTGCAGGGGGATCTTAGACCTGGAGCAAAGCCCCAGTGAGGAATCTGATGCCCTGAGAGAAGCGTGTAAGAGTTTGGGGTTAGGGGAAGATCTTGCTGACCTTCGAGAGCAACGCGGCAGCCTGGAGGCTGCCCTGCAGCACACGCAGGAAGAACTGGAGATGGTGACTCAGGAGAACACTCAACTAAAAATACAACTCAGGCAACAGGCAGAGGAGCGAGCTGcagagcaggggtcttcaagaGAAAAG ATAGGCCACGCCCAGTCCTCTCCTCCCCAGGATAACAACATTCTCACCCTCGCCCAGGATGAACTCGCCAAGGATGAACTCGCCCAGGCCCTCAATCAGGAGAACCGGGCCTTAGCAGAGAGGATCGAGGAGCTGCTGGCTCACATCGAGCTTCGAGAGGTGGAGATCAAGAAGGAGCAAAGTCAGCTGAGGGAGCGCGCCCCCAGGTTGGAGGAGGTCAGAGTCAGGCTGGAGCAGGAGAACCGGGAGCAAGGATGTTTGATCACAGAGCTCACCAGGAAGACGGAGGACGATCTCAACACAATCATGGAGCTTCAGCAAAAGTTGGAAGAGAGTGGGAAGCAGAGCAACGCAGAGGAATGTGTGGACAATATGGTGGAAAGAATTGAAACGCAATCAACGTCCAGTACCCAAACAGATGATTTGATTTCAGTGTCAGCAACTGGATCTCAACATAACAATCACCATAATCTCTTACAAAACAGCCAACCCAACACTTTGCATACAAGTGCATTGAATGATCAAGTGTGTCCCCTGACCAAGACAGTCCAGAGCCTCAAAACAGAACAAGACGAACTGATCGGCAACTTAAATTCTCTCCGAGAGCAGCAGGGGGAAGTGGCTCAGTCAGTCCAGACaaagacagaagagaaacaGCAGTTGACTCGCGCAGTTTGGGGactgaaggaggagaaagacaggATCTCTCAGTGTCTGGCTGGTCTCAGACAAGAGCGAGAGCAGCTCACCAGGACGCTCTGTGGACTGAAAGATAACAGAGATCACTTTATTAGTTCCATGAGTGGcctgaaagaggagaaagagcagCTAACAAAGACCTTGTCCAGtcttgagagagaaaaagagaaccATCTTTCAATCGAAAAGGAAGAGCAAGAACAAATCAAGCAATCCCTGCAAAgtttacagacagagagagaccagTTGAGCAGAGTGCTGCTCAGTTtgaaacaggagagagaggaaataacCACTTCCCTTAAGTGTCTGAAAGAACAGAGAGACCAGGAGCAATCATCTCACACTTCTAAAGACGACTGTGACAACTTGATGAAGACACTGAGCAGTTTGagagatgaaaaagaaagagttgAACATTCAATTACCCGTTTGAGACATGAGGAAAAGCAAATAGCGCTTGTGACTCAGAGcctgaaagaggaaaaacaaagcctCCTGTCTGAGTCCCACAGCCAAACACAAACCcagcagaggaaccagaggcaGCAGCCGGTGAATCCAAACACCACTGATCCAACAGAGGACACTGAGACTGTGCTCGGGACAGGACAGGCCATACAAAGATGTCAGACTAATAACAACAGAGGGAAATCTCTACAG GAGCAAAGGGATCTGCTGAGGGAGACTGAAGTTTTGGGATCACAGCTGAAGACGTCACGAGAGGAACTGGACAGGAGCAACATACAG GCAAAGAAGTTGCAAAGTGAGCTGTGTCAGTCAGAGgccaggagggaggaggcggagagGACAGCAGCGGAGAAGGGGATGAGACTGACAGATGTGGCCAATCAGATGGAAGAAACCAGGAGGGAAAACAAGAGCCTCAGCACCCAG gtgaaggagctgcagggtAAAGTGACCGGCCTGCTGAGGGAGAAGAGTGATGCTCTGTTGCTAAAGACACAGATAGAAGAACAGAACAACATCCTCACAGCCCAGCTCAAGGCCAAG ACGGTGGCTCTTGACGAGTTGAACTCCGAGTACATCACTTTAAAAAGAGGACAGGGCTTCAAGCATGATGATGCTCTCATGTCTGTTCGCACGCGCTACAACGACATCAGAGCTAAG TATGATGCCCtcctgaagaagaggagccagaCAGATCTGGATCTGGCTCCTTTAAAG GCCAAGGTGTCCTGTCTGGTGGTGAAGTGTCAGGAGAGGAACAACTTGTTAGCTAAGATGATGAAAGCCATGCACAGACACGGCTGCGCAGACTCCACACTCAACCagcaggtggagctgctgctcagtgaCGCTGCTCTGCGGGACTACACTGCAGCATTCACACCAGGAGGAATCGCCACCACTGGGGATTACAGTGCTGGGTTTAACTTTACACcaagatttatttcaacatttattcATTCAGACTGCTCCACTGGATCCGTACGTGGTCAGAGCTGTCCCACTGTTCTCTCACCTGCACATGAACTAACACCGGAAGCTGGACGGACATGCAGAGACTTCAAACGTGACGGACACGTTTCTATCTCCACTGCATCATCAACAAATATTCAAGACTGCAGGAGTGAAGTCACGAGAAATACCAGCTCACCTGTGCAGGAGAAACCGAGTGTCGAAGCTACAACAGCACTTACAGAGAGCTCCATCACAAATACTGCAAAG CTGGGTTTACCGGGATTGCAGTCCACACAGTTGTCCCTGTCCCCCAGTGGACTGATCCAAGCAAACGATGGTACAGAGACATTTGGATTTCCTCGGTCAGACGTGAGAGGGAAGTCGTCCCCAGATCTGACCAGTTCCACCAGTTCCTCCCAGagtcccactcctcctccctccaccggCACGCCCAGAAGGCTGAGCAGCCCCGAGAAGATCCTCAACCTCCATGAGCAACTGCAGAGGACTCTGATGAGCAGCTACCAG gCTCCAGTGAGCAGAGGACGAGGACAGGAGCCCAGGAAAAGTCTCTCATTTTCAGTTCCTGCAGACCTGAATCTGACCTGTCAGACAAACAGGCTCAGCTTCAACAAACCACATATCAACTCCCTCCCAGTCACAGCTGCTTCAAACCAAACTACACACGCTGGAATAACAATTAAACCTGCAACGACACTTTTTAATGCAGTCGCTTCCAGATCTGCTCATGTTTCATTCAGCCCCAGCAGCTTTACTCACCATCACTTTAAAGCATCTGCTCTTTCCGGCTCATCTAATGAAAGTAAATCCCCCCCGCACAGTGGCACTGACATGACAGTTTCAACAGACATGACAGAGAAACTCCCTGCTGTCCCGAACTCATTTGAGAGACGTCACACAACTCCTCTAACTCTTGGGACCAATAGCTTTGATTCTAATGTCTCAATATGTCCTGACACTAATCTGAAACGCACTGCCTCATACACCACTGCTCCTGGAAAATCAACTGCCCCTGAATGTAATACTTCTAATGGTGCTGCCCATGCTGCACGTGACCGACCCGTCTTCACTGGATCCTGGACCCACTGTGGTCATCGCTCTCCAGAGAGACCCAACAGGTCTGCCAGGAAGTCCACTGCTGCTGGAGATCAGACACAAACAGCAAGACCAAGACCAG ACGCTCCAGCAGAGGTCCGCTCTGTTGAGGTCATCCAAACCGTGGGCCAGAGCAGCCTCATGATTGGCTGGGAGAGGCCGCCGCTGGACGAGCTGGGCTGCAGCAACGGCACGTTTGTGTACGGATACAGG TTGCTTATAGATGGGGACTTCCACAAATCTGTCATGAGCTCGGCATGCACCAAG tgcatCGCGGAGAACGTCGACCTGAGCGTCCCGATCCACATCAGTGTCCAAACGCTGGGATCGAACGGTCTGAGTTCAAACAGTGTCCACACCGTGTTCAGGAAGGACCACCGCTGA